One Dermacentor silvarum isolate Dsil-2018 chromosome 10, BIME_Dsil_1.4, whole genome shotgun sequence genomic window carries:
- the LOC119431446 gene encoding uncharacterized protein LOC119431446, which yields MITYCVGLVIGVVAFAAVSVTLLRAKASAGYAPSPGDYDDEGKQLGDEGAIMAEAVLMRNRRGHYLEATQGFEVEESDLGCDLPEGSDDEEQRMDRMFVRSLFPKLSDGLFLASHAGSRTSFAGTAGDRSPGTTVHI from the coding sequence ATGATCACGTACTGCGTCGGCCTGGTCATCGGCGTCGTGGCGTTCGCGGCCGTGTCGGTGACCCTGCTGCGGGCCAAGGCGTCAGCGGGTTACGCGCCGAGCCCCGGCGATTACGACGACGAGGGCAAACAGCTGGGCGACGAAGGTGCCATCATGGCCGAGGCGGTGCTGATGAGAAACCGTCGAGGACACTACCTCGAGGCAACTCAGGGGTTCGAGGTGGAGGAATCGGACCTGGGCTGCGACCTTCCGGAGGGCTCGGACGATGAAGAGCAACGCATGGATCGCATGTTTGTGCGATCCCTGTTCCCCAAGTTGTCTGACGGACTGTTCCTAGCCTCGCACGCAGGAAGCCGAACGTCGTTTGCGGGAACGGCTGGAGACAGGTCGCCGGGGACGACTGTTCATATTTAG